A stretch of Anopheles stephensi strain Indian chromosome Y unlocalized genomic scaffold, UCI_ANSTEP_V1.0 chrY3, whole genome shotgun sequence DNA encodes these proteins:
- the LOC118515194 gene encoding ATP-dependent RNA helicase glh-2-like yields MYSTAYQFIEQIKCYNCLQLGHYQSQCQRPQRPYGSCLRCSQTGHSHRECPSRSKIPAAAVNPTNEDSGFLQQIQAMQEEAPEVL; encoded by the exons ATGTATTCAACCGCTTACCAGttcat CGAGCAAATAAAGTGCTACAACTGTCTGCAGCTAGGGCATTATCAGAGCCAATGTCAACGACCTCAACGTCCCTATGGATCGTGCCTTCGGTGTTCACAGACGGGCCATTCACATCGAGAATGTCCAAGCCGTAGTAAAATACCAGCCGCCGCTGTGAATCCAACAAACGAGGACTCGGGCTTTTTACAACAAATTCAAGCCATGCAGGAG GAAGCCCCAGAAGTtttataa
- the LOC118515192 gene encoding uncharacterized protein LOC118515192 encodes MKSIARKAKIPEGELIDIIIEGIDDPVNTAAMRFAARRMDDLLPMLKRYEEIRSRRPPPSAPTDKRYVRNASGNSEQIKCYNCLQLGHYQSQCQRPQRPYGSCLRCSQTGHSHRECPSRSKIPAAAVNPTNEDSGFLQQIQAMQEEAPEVL; translated from the exons ATGAAGAGCATTGctagaaaagcaaaaatcccTGAAGGTGAACTGATTGACATCATTATCGAAGGAATAGATGATCCGGTCAATACTGCCGCTATGCGTTTCGCCGCTCGTCGAATGGATGATCTCCTACCTATGCTAAAGAGATATGAAGAAATACGATCACGCCGTCCACCACCATCTGCACCAACGGATAAACGATATGTTCGCAACGCATCGGGTAACAGCGAGCAAATAAAGTGCTACAACTGTCTGCAGCTAGGGCATTATCAGAGCCAATGTCAACGACCTCAACGTCCCTATGGATCGTGCCTTCGGTGTTCACAGACGGGCCATTCACATCGAGAATGTCCAAGCCGTAGTAAAATACCAGCCGCCGCTGTGAATCCAACAAACGAGGACTCGGGCTTTTTACAACAAATTCAAGCCATGCAGGAG GAAGCCCCAGAAGTtttataa
- the LOC118515195 gene encoding uncharacterized protein LOC118515195: MVQSRLRKADNLDQIMAALEKSYGRADVLVNSLLEQIREAPALKPERLDSFIEYGELVAEICATVKTKGASERLYDAALLQELVDRMPAFLRWSWGMHRRQLKGVTLNDFGAWIQEATDGAMAVTPPQPKKKTTTRQVHAQHVETHVTQSSSNRACAVCNKDTCVAVGECIVFNQLSVSARWEKVRSLKLCKRCLGKHYGPCSVRVECGLQGCVAKHHRKLHRTTSEERPVEINHHGTRTDSMLLRYVPVMLHGKSGPVYTHALLDEGSTVTLMEQELARELGVSGTLDPLCLLYSAGQKRDERESQRVTVQVSSVEEKAPVYSMTDVRTVSRLSLPRQSVDTEELKRKFTHLATIPAQSYESASPRLLIGIDQYRLTRPLKTIEGSAGQPTATKTRLGWLIFGKCTDYDNDSNLVQPESSYHICDCQGAISRADRMMAAYFEVDGYGPAKQLSLSKEDQRALAILQGNTRHIDGRYATSLLWRSDNTFMPENRHMAASRMECLERKMQRDPNLADNVNRILREYLAKGYVRQLGTDELKVFYPRKWYLPVFPVTNPNKPDKIRLVWDAAAEVKGVSLNKKLLTGPDLLTPLQTVLFRFRECRIAVAADIREMYHQVQIYGDDVHSQRFLWRWGDTCAEPQEYVMLRMTFGAACSPCTAQYVKNENAELYQSRYPRAVQCIKEEHYVDDMLTSLETEAEAVDLAHQVSHIHANAGFRLHNWLSNSRSVVAAVQGNPEAVKELDFESCLKPEKVLGMWWDTANDSFSFKLSRIRHLELARKDKPLSKRQMLRTLMSIYDPLGLIAGVLFYLKVLLQEVWRLNLGWDDEVPDEIQCKWDSWMQRLPDLEGITIPRCYRLITPFAESCLQLHVFVDAGLLKFWRQLLLTIGGGFLPS, encoded by the exons ATGGTGCAAAGCCGCCTACGCAAAGCGGATAATTTGGATCAAATTATGGCAGCATTGGAAAAGTCCTACGGCAGAGCGGACGTTCTCGTTAACTCGCTCCTCGAGCAAATACGCGAAGCACCGGCGCTGAAACCAGAGCGCCTAGATAGCTTTATCGAGTACGGTGAGCTGGTAGCAGAGATTTGTGCGACCGTCAAGACGAAAGGAGCGTCCGAGAGGCTGTACGATGCAGCGTTGCTTCAAGAGCTGGTGGACCGGATGCCCGCGTTTCTACGATGGAGCTGGGGAATGCACAGGCGGCAGCTGAAAGGTGTTACGCTGAACGACTTTGGTGCATGGATTCAAGAGGCGACGGATGGAGCGATGGCGGTAACTCCCCCCcagccgaagaagaagacgacaaCACGACAGGTTCACGCGCAACATGTGGAAACGCATGTAACCCAGTCCAGCAGTAATCGAGCATGTGCGGTGTGCAATAAGGACACGTGTGTGGCGGTTGGTGAGTGTATAGTTTTTAACCAGCTTAGTGTTTCAGCCAGATGGGAAAAGGTACGCAGCTTAAAACTGTGTAAACGTTGCTTAGGAAAGCACTACGGCCCGTGCTCGGTACGTGTTGAATGCGGTCTGCAAGGATGTGTGGCTAAACATCACCGCAAATTACATCGTACCACCAGTGAGGAGCGACCGGTTGAAATTAATCATCATGGTACGAGAACAGACAGCATGCTGTTGCGATACGTTCCGGTGATGCTTCATGGGAAGAGCGGTCCGGTTTACACCCACGCGTTGCTAGACGAGGGGTCGACGGTGACGCTGATGGAGCAGGAGCTTGCAAGAGAGCTAGGAGTTTCCGGTACTCTCGATCCGCTATGTCTGCTGTACAGTGCTGGCCAGAAACGTGATGAACGCGAGTCGCAGAGAGTGACAGTGCAGGTGTCTAGTGTCGAAGAAAAGGCGCCCGTTTACTCGATGACCGATGTGCGGACGGTTAGCCGGCTTTCACTCCCTAGACAGTCGGTCGATACAGAAGAGCTAAAACGCAAGTTCACGCATCTCGCGACGATTCCAGCACAGTCATATGAAAGTGCTTCTCCACGCCTGTTGATAGGCATCGACCAGTATAGGCTGACGAGACCTCTGAAAACGATAGAAGGAAGTGCGGGACAACCGACAGCTACCAAGACGCGATTGGGATGGCTCATATTTGGTAAGTGCACAGACTACGATAACGATTCGAATTTAGTGCAGCCAGAGTCAAGCTACCACATCTGCGATTGCCAAGGAGCCATCTCAAGGGCAGATCGTATGATGGCAGCGTATTTTGAGGTCGACGGTTACGGTCCCGCCAAGCAGCTATCGCTTTCGAAGGAAGATCAACGAGCGCTGGCGATCCTGCAAGGCAACACGAGGCACATCGATGGGCGGTACGCAACCAGTTTGCTATGGCGGAGTGACAACACTTTTATGCCGGAAAACCGTCACATGGCTGCATCAAGGATGGAGTGTCTCGAGCGGAAAATGCAACGAGATCCGAATCTCGCCGACAACGTAAACCGAATCCTCAGGGAGTATTTGGCGAAAGGTTATGTCAGGCAACTAGGAACGGACGAGCTGAAGGTGTTTTATCCCAGGAAGTGGTACCTACCTGTGTTTCCTGTTACTAACCCTAACAAGCCAGATAAAATCCGCTTGGTTTGGGACGCAGCGGCTGAAGTGAAGGGTGTCTCGCTTAACAAGAAGTTGCTGACCGGACCAGATCTGCTGACGCCGCTACAAACcgtgttgtttcgttttcgcgAGTGTAGGATCGCGGTGGCGGCTGACATTCGCGAGATGTACCACCAGGTACAGATTTACGGTGACGACGTGCACAGCCAGCGTTTTCTATGGCGATGGGGCGACACCTGTGCAGAACCGCAGGAGTACGTCATGCTGAGGATGACATTCGGTGCAGCTTGTTCTCCTTGTACGGCGCAATATGTCAAAAACGAGAATGCCGAACTGTATCAATCCCGATACCCTCGAGCGGTCCAATGCATCAAGGAGGAGCATTACGTGGACGACATGTTGACAAGCCTGGAAACCGAGGCGGAGGCCGTCGATCTAGCGCACCAGGTGAGCCACATTCATGCTAACGCAGGGTTTCGGTTACACAATTGGCTGTCGAACAGCCGCAGTGTTGTTGCAGCAGTGCAAGGAAACCCAGAAGCGGTAAAGGAGTTGGATTTTGAGTCGTGCCTGAAGCCGGAGAAAGTGCTGGGAATGTGGTGGGACACTGCAAATGATAGTTTCAGCTTCAAACTATCCCGCATAAGACACCTCGAACTGGCACGCAAAGATAAACCCTTATCTAAGAGGCAGATGCTAAGGACCCTGATGTCCATATACGACCCCTTGGGCTTGATTGCCGGAGTATTGTTCTACTTGAAAGTGCTGCTTCAGGAAGTTTGGCGCCTCAATCTTGGCTGGGATGATGAAGTACCGGACGAGATACAGTGCAAGTGGGATTCCTGGATGCAACGATTGCCGGATCTGGAAGGCATTACCATACCACGATGTTACCGGCTGATCACACCCTTTGCTGAATCGTGTCTTCAACTCCACGTGTTCGTCGATGCAG GGTTGCTGAAGTTCTGGAGACAACTACTGTTGACGATTGGAGGTGGCTTCCTACCAAGCTGA